Proteins encoded within one genomic window of Bacillus sp. 1NLA3E:
- a CDS encoding lipopolysaccharide biosynthesis protein — MNIRSYKKGKFLLDIVINIFSSAISVSILQFLVYPLIGREYDSDTFGEILTIMGLVNIISVVMGNSLNNIRLIVNNEYEDNKISGDFIPLLILASFTNMGSILLLASFDLINESTSTIPMLVIVSILTMLRSYLIVSYRLNIDYKKIFYHSVIYCIGLIIGTAILYYGYSDKWEIVFLFGEIFSILFLLFTTNIYLEPLRITSKFKLTLNKYISLAFSNVIGNVLIYLDRLIILPLLGGRQVTVYYAATLVGKMSSFVLQPISGVLLTYFSKSKRRMRVKEFLLINLLVIVFSAIAFIGCIFLSTYIIRILYPTIYDDVLEILVLANLAAILIASSVITQSIILRYCATFWQTVIQTIYGLIYIGGGVILIKQSGLIGFCVAATIAAVVKIFLIIIIGSLSLRYES, encoded by the coding sequence TTGAACATAAGGAGTTATAAAAAAGGAAAGTTTTTATTAGATATAGTAATAAATATTTTTTCTTCTGCTATCTCAGTTTCAATATTACAATTTTTGGTTTATCCTTTAATTGGTAGGGAATATGATAGTGATACTTTTGGTGAAATTCTTACAATTATGGGATTAGTAAATATAATATCAGTTGTTATGGGAAATTCATTAAATAACATAAGACTGATTGTAAATAATGAATATGAGGACAACAAAATATCAGGAGATTTTATTCCATTATTAATTCTTGCTAGCTTTACTAACATGGGTTCAATTTTATTATTAGCATCTTTTGATCTTATCAATGAATCAACTTCAACAATACCAATGTTAGTTATCGTTTCGATATTAACTATGTTGAGATCTTATTTAATTGTAAGTTATCGATTGAATATTGATTACAAAAAGATTTTTTATCATAGTGTAATTTACTGTATTGGATTAATTATAGGTACTGCAATACTTTATTATGGATATTCAGACAAATGGGAAATTGTTTTTCTTTTTGGAGAAATATTCTCAATACTTTTTTTGCTATTTACTACAAACATTTATTTAGAACCATTGAGAATAACATCTAAATTCAAATTAACTTTAAATAAATATATATCCTTAGCATTTTCTAATGTAATAGGGAATGTACTTATTTATTTAGATCGTTTAATTATTTTACCATTATTAGGTGGAAGACAAGTGACTGTATATTATGCTGCTACTTTAGTTGGAAAAATGTCTAGTTTTGTATTGCAGCCCATATCTGGGGTTTTATTAACATATTTTTCGAAAAGTAAAAGAAGAATGAGGGTTAAAGAATTTTTATTAATTAACCTTTTAGTAATAGTGTTTAGCGCTATAGCATTTATAGGGTGTATTTTTTTATCAACCTATATTATAAGGATTCTTTATCCTACTATATATGATGATGTATTAGAAATATTAGTTTTAGCAAATTTGGCTGCAATTCTTATTGCTTCAAGTGTTATAACTCAATCAATAATTCTTAGATACTGTGCGACGTTCTGGCAAACGGTTATTCAAACCATATATGGATTAATATATATTGGTGGTGGAGTAATATTAATTAAACAAAGTGGGCTTATAGGTTTTTGTGTGGCTGCAACGATTGCAGCTGTAGTTAAAATATTCTTAATAATAATAATAGGATCATTGTCATTAAGGTATGAATCCTAA
- a CDS encoding O-antigen polymerase, translating into MYTNLKYYFWVMAYKIVLEVIYYVFVAPNYSYSGLVWDPSIIKLFISNLCFFLLIKVLPKGQQRPSYQLTQLFFIITVVPVLSIFWQANLSFNYFSYLVVCSLILFIFLRLFKPFRVKFIGFETKKYLNFVNVIFIITCFLLILFTMKFGGIDLRALNFNEIYELRAEAEYGVFWGYLVNWIAKLFIPFCIVMYMIEDKKIMLFISCFFQIYFYLCTGHKSILFSVLFLIVFTFLLKKKKFFVGVPTFYTLAITVSSFLFLITNNFFTIALMPIRQLNIPALLSFNHYDFFSKNPKLYFSEGLIGKVLGLESPYSIHSTFLVSSGGANANTGFLADAYDNGGLLLMILLTIALGVIFLFIDSISEGLNNRYRYTALMLYTIVILNDSALLTTLLTSGGIVLILFLYIVSSEERKKSAL; encoded by the coding sequence ATGTATACTAATCTAAAATATTACTTCTGGGTTATGGCCTATAAAATAGTCTTAGAAGTGATTTATTATGTTTTTGTTGCACCCAACTATTCATATTCTGGGTTAGTTTGGGATCCATCTATAATAAAATTATTTATTTCTAATTTATGTTTTTTTCTATTAATAAAAGTCCTGCCCAAGGGGCAACAAAGACCATCATATCAATTAACTCAATTGTTTTTTATTATTACAGTTGTACCTGTATTAAGTATATTTTGGCAGGCAAATTTAAGCTTTAATTATTTTTCTTACTTAGTTGTATGCTCTTTAATTTTATTTATATTTTTACGGTTATTTAAGCCATTTAGAGTTAAATTTATTGGGTTTGAAACAAAAAAATATTTGAATTTTGTTAACGTTATTTTCATTATAACCTGTTTCCTTTTAATTCTATTTACAATGAAATTCGGAGGTATTGATCTTAGGGCTTTGAATTTCAATGAAATATATGAACTAAGGGCAGAAGCAGAATATGGTGTCTTTTGGGGTTACTTGGTTAACTGGATTGCAAAATTATTTATTCCATTTTGCATCGTAATGTACATGATTGAAGATAAGAAAATAATGTTGTTTATTTCTTGTTTTTTTCAGATATATTTTTATTTATGTACAGGGCATAAATCAATATTATTTTCAGTCCTATTTTTAATTGTGTTTACATTTCTATTAAAAAAGAAAAAATTCTTTGTTGGAGTTCCTACTTTTTATACGTTAGCTATTACTGTTTCAAGTTTTTTATTCTTAATAACAAATAATTTTTTTACAATAGCATTAATGCCAATCCGCCAATTAAATATTCCAGCTTTACTAAGCTTTAACCATTATGATTTTTTTTCCAAAAACCCTAAATTGTATTTTTCTGAAGGGTTGATTGGTAAAGTATTAGGTTTAGAATCTCCTTATTCTATACATTCTACTTTTCTAGTTTCATCGGGAGGAGCAAATGCTAATACTGGTTTTTTAGCAGATGCTTATGACAATGGTGGGCTACTATTAATGATTTTACTTACAATAGCACTAGGTGTCATATTTTTATTTATTGACTCAATATCTGAAGGATTAAACAACAGATATAGATATACTGCTCTAATGTTGTACACAATAGTAATTTTAAATGATAGCGCTCTGCTTACAACATTATTAACTTCTGGGGGAATAGTTCTAATACTATTTTTATATATAGTTTCATCAGAGGAAAGAAAAAAAAGTGCATTGTAA
- a CDS encoding glycosyltransferase: MKVLYLCSSHPPYDKRVYYKISIALVKCGYEVINISPNTKKEISKDNIGIDGFTRKKGLINRVFSLKHLYKMGKENKPNIIIAPEPDSLVVAFFLKLFIKDIKVIFDCHEWYENHFKEKVNNVTIANTLNKITGLILKFISKRIDAVFCVNETMKNKYLKFNSNSFSIPNTLLVEDEETTSNMNRDKNSFVFIGNFADKKQEVILIEAAKILKNENSNAKIRILGGFPNNENYETKYNDYTLLIEENNIKENIEIIPWMSKGDVTKFLKGNIAGITRFDSYLYGEYHCLPNKIFDYMAANLAIITCELNKETSTIIKENKCGIAVPEESGEALANGILYMMNNIDDSIHMGNNAYKAVLHKYNWKQYETKLCEILKSI; this comes from the coding sequence TTGAAAGTTTTATACCTATGTTCGTCTCATCCACCTTATGATAAGAGGGTGTATTATAAAATTAGTATTGCACTTGTAAAATGTGGATATGAAGTAATTAATATAAGTCCAAATACTAAGAAAGAAATATCGAAAGATAATATAGGTATCGATGGCTTTACTAGAAAAAAAGGACTAATTAATAGAGTTTTTAGTTTAAAACACTTATATAAAATGGGGAAAGAAAATAAGCCTAACATAATCATTGCCCCCGAGCCAGATTCATTGGTTGTTGCTTTTTTCCTTAAATTATTTATTAAGGATATAAAAGTTATTTTTGATTGCCATGAATGGTATGAAAATCATTTTAAGGAGAAAGTAAATAATGTAACCATAGCTAATACACTTAATAAAATTACGGGATTAATTTTGAAGTTTATTAGTAAAAGAATAGATGCAGTGTTTTGTGTGAATGAAACCATGAAAAATAAATATTTAAAATTTAACAGTAATTCATTTTCTATTCCTAATACATTGTTGGTTGAAGATGAGGAAACTACATCAAATATGAATAGGGATAAAAATAGTTTTGTGTTTATTGGTAATTTTGCTGATAAGAAGCAAGAAGTCATATTAATTGAAGCGGCTAAGATATTAAAAAACGAGAATTCAAATGCAAAAATTCGAATATTAGGTGGATTTCCTAATAATGAAAATTATGAAACCAAATACAATGATTATACATTATTAATAGAAGAAAACAATATTAAAGAAAATATTGAGATTATTCCTTGGATGAGTAAAGGGGATGTAACTAAATTTTTGAAAGGAAATATAGCAGGTATAACTCGTTTTGACTCATACCTATATGGAGAGTACCATTGTTTACCTAATAAAATATTTGACTATATGGCTGCAAATTTAGCGATAATTACCTGTGAATTAAATAAGGAAACGTCAACAATAATTAAAGAAAATAAGTGTGGGATTGCAGTCCCAGAGGAGTCTGGTGAAGCCTTAGCTAACGGAATACTTTACATGATGAACAATATAGATGATTCTATTCATATGGGGAATAATGCTTATAAAGCAGTATTGCACAAATACAACTGGAAGCAGTATGAAACAAAACTTTGCGAAATACTGAAAAGTATATAA